A DNA window from Syntrophaceae bacterium contains the following coding sequences:
- a CDS encoding 4Fe-4S binding protein, translating to MAPKGMIVIDRNLCKECHLCIQACKQGNIRPGKEFNQKGYRPVESVEGAKCTGCALCGIICPEVAIEVYRD from the coding sequence ATGGCACCGAAGGGAATGATAGTCATTGACCGGAACCTGTGCAAGGAATGCCACCTCTGCATTCAGGCCTGCAAGCAGGGCAACATACGTCCGGGCAAGGAATTCAATCAAAAAGGGTATCGCCCCGTCGAATCGGTTGAGGGCGCCAAATGTACCGGCTGCGCCCTGTGCGGCATCATCTGTCCGGAAGTGGCCATCGAGGTGTACCGTGACTAA
- the vorB gene encoding 3-methyl-2-oxobutanoate dehydrogenase subunit VorB — protein sequence MQGNCVIGEAAIRAGCRFYAGYPITPQNELTEYMAEHLRKAEGGVFIQSESEIAAINMIAGASAAGARVMTSSSSPGISLKQEGISSMAACELPGVIVNMMRGGPGLGNIRPSQGDYFQATRGGGHGDYRTIVLAPATGQELADLTMDAFDLADKYRTPVMILADGMMGQMMEPVVFRKPKPRQYPDCYVLKGAGDGKSKFIRGLILDAIEMEEHNWKLARKYDLISRQETRCEIHEAEDAEMMIVAYGTAARVAKGAIRRLRSMGLKVGLFRPVSLWPFPTRELRELSEHIKHFIVFEMSTGQMLDDVRLALQGFANIDFFGRPGGVVPTPAELSNVVSRRYPQKDAYVDRFLRFKVVEGPFGP from the coding sequence ATGCAGGGAAACTGCGTGATCGGCGAGGCCGCCATCCGTGCGGGCTGCCGCTTCTATGCCGGATATCCCATCACCCCCCAGAACGAATTGACGGAATACATGGCGGAACATCTCCGCAAGGCGGAGGGGGGCGTCTTCATCCAGTCGGAAAGCGAGATCGCCGCCATCAACATGATCGCCGGAGCCAGCGCCGCCGGAGCCCGCGTGATGACGTCGTCTTCCAGCCCCGGCATATCCCTCAAGCAGGAGGGCATCTCCTCCATGGCCGCCTGCGAACTCCCCGGAGTGATCGTCAACATGATGCGAGGCGGACCCGGTCTGGGCAACATCCGTCCCTCCCAGGGGGACTATTTCCAGGCCACCCGCGGCGGCGGTCACGGCGACTACCGGACCATCGTCCTGGCCCCCGCCACGGGCCAGGAACTGGCGGATCTGACCATGGACGCCTTCGACCTGGCGGACAAGTACCGGACGCCGGTGATGATTCTCGCCGACGGGATGATGGGCCAGATGATGGAACCCGTCGTGTTCCGGAAACCCAAGCCCCGGCAGTATCCGGATTGCTACGTTCTGAAGGGGGCGGGCGACGGAAAGAGCAAATTCATCCGCGGGCTCATCCTGGATGCCATCGAAATGGAAGAGCACAACTGGAAGCTGGCCCGGAAATACGATCTGATCAGCCGGCAGGAGACCCGCTGCGAGATCCACGAGGCGGAAGATGCGGAAATGATGATCGTCGCCTATGGAACCGCCGCCCGGGTCGCCAAAGGGGCCATACGCCGCCTCCGGAGCATGGGACTGAAGGTGGGGCTGTTCCGGCCCGTCAGCCTGTGGCCCTTTCCCACCCGCGAACTTCGGGAGCTGTCCGAGCACATCAAACACTTCATCGTCTTCGAAATGAGTACAGGCCAGATGCTCGATGACGTTCGACTCGCCCTCCAGGGATTCGCCAACATCGATTTCTTCGGCCGTCCCGGTGGCGTCGTCCCGACACCGGCGGAACTATCCAACGTGGTATCCCGCCGCTATCCGCAGAAGGATGCATACGTGGACCGTTTCCTCCGGTTCAAGGTTGTGGAAGGTCCCTTCGGACCGTAA
- a CDS encoding PAS domain S-box protein has protein sequence MPTLAEFAIRREQRMGRLVRQDRITLDTAMGKPDNRMLQRPNIKFPVWLTTFFLLLFLVLMALTVNHALRKGVAEPFSRQELTFALGAAGLILILFAGGIVLAYVSRRRRFVREELERLKEVEAWEERLLREKKTVEGIIEGSPIPTFVIDRDHRIILWNKACADLTGLDQADMIGTDRQYIPFYGPGQKRPVIADLIVDQDMAGLEQFYGTKKVQPSKQVEGAYEARDYYENLGGKPRHLYFLAAPIFDEKGQIIAAIETLQDVSQEVEMALHLKDSQEQLAREKRTVEGVIEGSPIPMFVIDRSHRIIFWNRALTEMSGYGSNEMTGTDRQYLPFYKEKRPLIADLIVDNNIEELDRYYAKKMVRPSAVVQGAYEARDYYEDLGGKPRHLYFLAAPIFDEKGEIIAAIETLQDVTREAEMAMNMREYAETLENEVTENVNLRQQIEAVHNYLRSIVESSPDNLFDLGPDGTVNFISRVPKFMNGLTAEEMRGRHFTEFMGSEHRTALLTRFEDAKKGIFTPFEMEVTLGDGTKRNLLLTARPLRGTDRLVVVERDITEFKELEEKFYESQKLAAVGQLSAGIAHEVRNPLSSIKMSLQILEKRLQPTGNDLKRFRIAQREVEHLEHLVNDVLIFARPEEPRKRMTDIRRILENAMEMVEKSLADKTIRVEYRFPEALPAVAVDGAMLEQLFLNLYRNAIDAMETGGTLVVGAGNLQESGNSMLVVEVEDNGCGIDDEEMPHVFNPFFTRKSYGTGLGLTQVKKIVDLHQGNIEIRSRRGEGTRVIVTLPLGTGNGKAPVTAVERNGN, from the coding sequence ATGCCGACACTGGCGGAGTTCGCCATCCGTCGGGAACAGCGGATGGGCCGGCTGGTCCGTCAGGACCGGATCACTCTGGATACCGCCATGGGAAAACCCGACAACCGGATGCTTCAGCGACCCAATATCAAATTTCCCGTCTGGCTGACGACCTTTTTTCTTCTGCTCTTTCTGGTCCTCATGGCATTGACGGTGAATCATGCCCTTCGCAAAGGGGTGGCGGAGCCGTTCAGCCGTCAGGAGCTGACCTTCGCCCTGGGTGCCGCAGGGCTGATCCTGATTCTGTTCGCGGGCGGTATCGTTCTGGCCTACGTGAGCAGGCGCCGGAGATTTGTCCGCGAGGAACTGGAACGGCTGAAGGAAGTGGAGGCCTGGGAGGAGCGCCTCCTCCGTGAAAAGAAGACCGTCGAGGGAATCATCGAGGGTTCCCCCATCCCCACCTTTGTAATCGACCGCGACCACAGGATCATTCTCTGGAACAAGGCCTGCGCCGACCTGACCGGCCTCGATCAGGCCGACATGATCGGCACGGACCGGCAGTATATCCCTTTTTATGGCCCGGGCCAGAAGCGGCCGGTCATTGCTGACCTGATCGTGGATCAGGATATGGCGGGGCTGGAGCAGTTTTACGGCACGAAGAAAGTTCAACCCTCGAAACAGGTGGAAGGGGCTTACGAGGCCAGGGACTACTATGAAAACCTGGGAGGAAAGCCCCGGCACCTCTATTTTCTCGCCGCACCGATCTTTGACGAGAAAGGACAGATCATCGCCGCCATCGAGACCCTCCAGGACGTATCCCAGGAAGTCGAGATGGCGCTGCACCTCAAGGATTCGCAGGAACAGCTGGCCAGGGAAAAAAGAACCGTCGAGGGAGTGATCGAGGGCTCCCCCATCCCGATGTTCGTAATCGACCGTTCCCACCGAATCATCTTCTGGAACCGGGCCCTGACGGAGATGAGCGGTTACGGAAGCAACGAGATGACCGGAACGGACAGGCAATACCTTCCGTTCTACAAAGAGAAGCGACCGCTCATTGCGGACCTGATCGTGGATAACAACATCGAGGAACTGGATCGATATTACGCGAAAAAAATGGTCCGGCCCTCTGCAGTTGTGCAGGGCGCCTATGAGGCCAGGGACTATTACGAAGATCTCGGAGGCAAGCCTCGCCACCTTTATTTTCTCGCGGCACCTATTTTCGATGAAAAAGGGGAGATCATCGCAGCCATCGAAACGCTCCAGGATGTGACCAGGGAAGCGGAGATGGCCATGAACATGAGGGAATATGCCGAGACTCTGGAAAACGAAGTTACGGAGAACGTCAACCTCCGACAACAGATCGAGGCCGTTCATAATTACCTTCGGTCCATTGTCGAGAGTTCACCGGACAATCTCTTTGATCTCGGTCCCGACGGGACGGTGAACTTCATCAGCCGCGTTCCGAAATTCATGAACGGGCTGACAGCTGAAGAGATGCGGGGCCGGCACTTCACAGAGTTTATGGGATCGGAGCATCGAACCGCTCTCCTGACCCGGTTCGAGGATGCGAAAAAGGGGATCTTCACCCCATTTGAAATGGAGGTTACCCTCGGCGACGGGACCAAGCGAAACCTCCTCCTGACGGCCCGGCCGCTCCGCGGTACGGACCGGCTCGTGGTCGTCGAACGGGATATCACCGAATTCAAGGAACTGGAGGAAAAGTTCTACGAAAGCCAGAAGCTGGCAGCGGTCGGCCAGCTTTCCGCAGGCATTGCCCATGAAGTCCGGAACCCTCTTTCGTCCATCAAGATGAGCCTGCAGATCCTGGAGAAACGGCTGCAGCCCACAGGAAACGATCTCAAGCGCTTCAGGATCGCCCAGCGGGAGGTCGAGCACCTGGAGCACCTGGTGAACGACGTGCTCATTTTTGCGCGTCCGGAGGAACCGAGAAAGAGGATGACCGACATCCGCCGAATCCTGGAGAACGCCATGGAAATGGTGGAAAAGTCCCTGGCGGACAAGACCATCCGCGTCGAGTATCGCTTCCCCGAAGCCCTTCCTGCCGTGGCGGTGGACGGAGCCATGCTGGAGCAGCTTTTCCTGAACCTGTACCGGAATGCCATCGACGCCATGGAGACGGGCGGTACGCTTGTGGTAGGCGCCGGGAATCTCCAGGAGAGCGGCAATTCCATGCTGGTCGTGGAAGTCGAGGACAACGGCTGCGGCATCGATGACGAGGAGATGCCGCATGTGTTCAACCCTTTTTTTACCCGCAAAAGCTACGGAACGGGGCTGGGGCTGACGCAGGTCAAGAAGATCGTGGATCTTCATCAGGGAAACATTGAGATCAGGAGCCGCAGAGGAGAGGGGACCCGGGTGATCGTGACGCTGCCGCTTGGTACGGGAAACGGCAAAGCACCCGTTACGGCCGTTGAGAGGAACGGAAATTGA
- a CDS encoding 2-oxoacid:acceptor oxidoreductase family protein: protein MNVKTIFSGFGGQGVLMMGYSLAHGAMTQGFHVTYLPAYGAEMRGGTANCTISLGDEEIASPIASEPDYLVVMNAPSLYTFQNRLAKGGILFLNASIIEARPTRKDITFYAIPCAEMAEDVGNPRAANVVMMGAFLQKTGIIRPEIYMKSLETIMGSKKKAMHESNRKAFDAGFRFLESVDGEAGR from the coding sequence ATGAACGTCAAGACCATCTTCTCCGGATTCGGCGGCCAGGGCGTTCTCATGATGGGCTACAGCCTCGCCCACGGGGCGATGACGCAGGGTTTCCATGTGACGTATCTGCCCGCCTACGGTGCCGAGATGCGGGGCGGAACGGCCAACTGTACGATCTCCCTGGGGGATGAGGAAATCGCCTCCCCCATTGCATCGGAGCCTGATTACCTGGTGGTCATGAACGCACCATCCCTTTATACTTTCCAGAACCGCCTCGCCAAGGGCGGCATCCTGTTCCTGAACGCTTCCATCATCGAGGCCCGGCCGACCCGAAAGGACATCACCTTCTACGCCATTCCCTGCGCGGAGATGGCTGAGGACGTCGGCAACCCGAGGGCCGCCAATGTCGTCATGATGGGGGCATTTCTGCAAAAGACGGGAATCATCCGGCCGGAGATATACATGAAGAGCCTGGAGACCATCATGGGAAGCAAGAAGAAGGCGATGCACGAATCGAACCGGAAAGCCTTCGACGCCGGTTTCCGCTTTCTCGAGTCCGTCGATGGGGAGGCCGGCCGATGA
- a CDS encoding peptide chain release factor-like protein: protein MTVRREKFQELAERMARLGVSESDLQEHFTRSSGPGGQKVNKTSTCVHLVHIPTGLSVKCQEERSQTLNRYLARRILLDRIERQQKGFLTEERQKRERIRRQKRRRSQRAKERMLQDKHRQSEKKRLRTAAPDTDDA, encoded by the coding sequence ATGACGGTCCGGCGCGAAAAATTTCAGGAACTGGCCGAACGGATGGCCAGACTCGGTGTTTCCGAAAGCGACCTTCAGGAGCATTTCACCCGTTCTTCCGGTCCGGGAGGCCAGAAGGTCAACAAAACATCAACCTGCGTGCATCTGGTCCACATTCCCACGGGTTTGTCGGTGAAATGCCAGGAAGAACGGTCCCAAACCTTGAATCGCTATCTCGCCCGACGGATTCTTCTGGATCGGATCGAGAGGCAGCAGAAGGGATTCCTCACGGAAGAGAGGCAGAAGCGGGAAAGAATCCGTCGGCAGAAACGGCGCCGTTCCCAGCGTGCCAAAGAGAGGATGCTTCAGGACAAGCACCGCCAGTCTGAGAAAAAGCGACTCCGCACGGCCGCTCCGGACACCGACGATGCATAA
- a CDS encoding FAD-dependent oxidoreductase, with protein MNLRISGLELSLGKPEASLKGEVSGLLNVPEDAISRLRIIRRAVDARQSRPPRFVYVVEVSVPDDVRLSPVQKKGITTAASLPDPVPLPVPAIARGGARPVVVGTGPAGLFAALTLAGSGLPPLLVERGKPVEERIADVQSFWERGVLDPESHVHFGEGGAGTFSDGKLTSRSKNPYTPWVKRVLVDAGAPSSILTDAKPHIGTDRLRKVLISLRNRLIEQGCEVRFRTVLTDLLMHRGKLAGVVFGSGEEVPADALILATGQSAPDVYRLLMARGMCLEAKPYAIGLRMQHPQDGIDRIQYGKWAGHPDLPPAEYFLAVKTPVGGRSVYTFCMCPGGEIIGCSSEEGGVVTNGMSTWRRNGPWANSAVVVNVRTDDFREFGEGPLAGLAFRRFWEKRAYKLGGGGFFAPAQRVTEFLKDGSFDSLGDVTYRPGVRGAPLRDALPSFAVDAIKAGLLLFERKIRGVVSEEAMLVGVETRTSSPVRILRDENGRCIGGDGIYPCGEGAGYAGGIVSSALDGIRAARRLLETRAG; from the coding sequence ATGAACCTTCGGATCAGCGGACTGGAACTCTCTCTCGGCAAGCCGGAAGCGTCTCTGAAGGGGGAGGTGTCGGGGCTTCTGAACGTCCCGGAAGATGCCATCTCCCGCCTGAGAATCATTCGTCGTGCCGTTGACGCCCGCCAGTCCAGGCCACCCCGGTTCGTTTATGTCGTGGAAGTGAGTGTCCCGGATGATGTCCGCCTGTCCCCGGTGCAGAAAAAAGGAATCACGACGGCCGCCTCTTTACCCGATCCTGTCCCCTTGCCGGTCCCGGCGATCGCCCGGGGAGGTGCCCGGCCGGTCGTCGTCGGGACCGGACCGGCCGGCCTGTTTGCAGCCCTGACGCTGGCCGGAAGCGGTCTTCCGCCCCTCCTCGTGGAAAGGGGCAAACCCGTGGAGGAAAGAATCGCCGATGTTCAAAGCTTCTGGGAAAGGGGAGTCCTTGATCCGGAGAGCCATGTCCACTTCGGCGAGGGGGGCGCGGGGACATTCTCCGACGGCAAGCTCACCAGCCGGTCGAAGAATCCCTATACGCCATGGGTGAAAAGAGTCCTTGTCGATGCGGGAGCGCCTTCTTCGATCCTGACGGATGCCAAACCGCACATTGGTACGGACCGCTTGAGAAAAGTTTTGATTTCGCTGAGGAATCGCCTGATCGAACAGGGTTGTGAGGTCCGTTTCCGGACCGTTCTGACCGATCTGCTCATGCATCGGGGAAAGCTTGCCGGAGTCGTTTTCGGATCCGGAGAGGAGGTTCCTGCGGATGCCCTCATCCTTGCAACCGGCCAGAGCGCCCCGGACGTGTATCGTCTGCTGATGGCCCGGGGAATGTGCCTGGAGGCCAAGCCGTATGCCATCGGGCTCCGCATGCAGCATCCGCAGGACGGGATCGACCGAATCCAGTACGGGAAGTGGGCCGGCCATCCGGACCTGCCTCCGGCGGAGTATTTCCTGGCCGTGAAAACCCCGGTGGGAGGCCGTTCGGTTTACACGTTCTGCATGTGTCCGGGCGGAGAGATCATCGGCTGCAGTTCCGAGGAGGGCGGCGTTGTGACAAACGGCATGAGCACGTGGAGACGGAATGGCCCATGGGCCAACAGCGCCGTTGTCGTGAACGTGCGGACGGATGACTTTCGGGAATTCGGGGAAGGACCGCTGGCAGGCCTCGCCTTCCGCCGCTTCTGGGAAAAGCGGGCCTATAAACTGGGTGGTGGTGGCTTTTTTGCGCCGGCCCAGCGAGTAACCGAATTTCTAAAGGATGGGTCGTTCGATTCCTTGGGTGACGTTACGTATCGTCCCGGCGTTCGGGGAGCGCCTCTCCGGGATGCCCTCCCTTCGTTCGCCGTCGATGCGATCAAGGCGGGCCTCCTGCTTTTCGAGAGGAAGATTCGCGGCGTCGTCTCCGAGGAGGCCATGCTCGTCGGCGTTGAAACCCGGACGTCGTCACCGGTTCGGATCCTTCGCGACGAGAACGGTCGATGCATCGGCGGGGACGGAATCTATCCCTGCGGAGAGGGGGCCGGCTATGCAGGGGGAATCGTCAGTTCCGCCCTGGACGGTATTCGGGCGGCACGGCGGCTCCTGGAGACACGAGCCGGTTGA
- a CDS encoding YihA family ribosome biogenesis GTP-binding protein — MNKSSQSIFAGTAADPSQFPREGLPEVAFAGRSNVGKSSLINALLNRRSLARTSKTPGKTRAIQFFRVNDDLLFADLPGYGFARVARTLREDWGPLIEEYLTERDRLKLLILLLDIRRDVTPDDLALLEWLALKGVPALVVLTKIDTLSRTQQTARERIIRSALGQAGESLLMVSARTGAGKNNLWGAIRRRVL; from the coding sequence ATGAACAAGTCCAGTCAGTCCATCTTTGCCGGCACAGCCGCGGACCCGTCCCAGTTTCCCCGGGAAGGCCTTCCCGAGGTCGCGTTTGCCGGCCGCTCCAATGTCGGGAAATCATCTCTGATCAACGCCCTTCTGAATCGCCGGAGCCTGGCCAGGACGAGCAAAACCCCCGGAAAGACGCGAGCTATCCAGTTTTTCCGCGTCAATGACGATCTGCTGTTTGCGGACCTTCCCGGGTACGGGTTCGCCCGTGTTGCGCGGACCCTTCGGGAGGACTGGGGGCCCCTGATTGAGGAGTACCTGACGGAAAGGGATCGCCTGAAACTCCTGATTCTGCTTCTGGATATCCGCCGTGATGTCACCCCGGACGATCTGGCGCTTCTGGAATGGCTTGCACTCAAGGGGGTACCGGCGCTGGTGGTTCTTACGAAAATCGATACGCTGTCCCGGACGCAGCAGACGGCGCGGGAGCGAATCATCCGCTCGGCGCTTGGACAGGCGGGTGAATCACTACTGATGGTTTCCGCCCGAACGGGAGCCGGGAAAAACAACTTGTGGGGGGCAATCCGAAGGCGTGTGCTCTAA
- a CDS encoding sigma-54-dependent Fis family transcriptional regulator, which translates to MAKILVIDDDESICETLEMYLSEEGYEVVTANTGTTGLNRYVEGPTDVVILDIRLPDIDGFTVLEDLREENENVKVIMITAHHDMDSTIKAMKGGAFDYIHKPVNVDELDVAIKKALKTNEMEKKIDGLLMEPSRRFKVGDIIGAGRLMRDIFKTIGVVSQSKTTVMIQGESGTGKELIARVIHNNTSPDEPYIAINCSAIVETLLESELFGHEKGSFTGAFTRKLGKFELARQGTVFLDEISEMSINLQAKLLRVLQEMEFERVGGKDRVPVHARVIAATNRDLKTLVEEGKFREDLYYRLNILSIRIPALRERREDIPPLVDYLLAKINVDLHKRIVSVSEDMMDVFMKYDWPGNVRELENLLVRAAVVAKGQVLGKGDFPELLGEPQPEVTAGEKAEETKLPYRDASGRIMTLDELEEDQIRRILADGGRNKGEICESLGISRPTFERKLEKYDINFEKE; encoded by the coding sequence ATGGCCAAGATTCTTGTCATCGATGACGACGAATCCATCTGCGAAACCCTCGAGATGTACCTTTCGGAGGAAGGCTATGAGGTCGTGACGGCCAATACCGGGACGACGGGGCTCAACCGATATGTGGAAGGTCCCACCGACGTGGTGATCCTGGACATCCGCCTGCCGGACATCGACGGATTCACCGTCCTGGAGGATCTCCGGGAAGAAAACGAAAACGTGAAGGTGATCATGATTACGGCCCACCACGACATGGACTCGACCATCAAGGCCATGAAGGGGGGCGCCTTCGATTATATCCACAAGCCTGTCAATGTGGACGAGCTGGATGTGGCCATCAAGAAGGCCCTCAAGACCAACGAGATGGAAAAGAAGATCGACGGCCTCCTCATGGAGCCCTCCCGGCGCTTCAAGGTGGGCGATATCATCGGTGCAGGGCGGTTGATGAGGGACATCTTCAAGACCATCGGCGTGGTCTCTCAAAGCAAAACCACCGTAATGATCCAGGGGGAGAGCGGGACGGGCAAGGAGCTCATCGCCCGGGTCATTCACAACAATACTTCTCCCGACGAGCCTTATATCGCCATCAACTGCTCCGCCATCGTGGAGACCCTGCTGGAATCGGAGCTCTTCGGTCATGAGAAGGGGTCCTTCACCGGGGCGTTCACGCGAAAGCTCGGGAAATTCGAGTTGGCCAGGCAGGGGACCGTCTTTCTCGACGAGATCAGCGAGATGTCTATTAATCTTCAGGCCAAACTTCTCCGGGTTCTTCAGGAAATGGAGTTCGAACGGGTCGGGGGCAAGGACCGGGTGCCCGTTCACGCCCGGGTCATCGCCGCGACCAACCGGGACCTGAAAACCCTGGTGGAGGAGGGGAAGTTCCGGGAGGATCTCTATTACCGGCTGAACATCTTATCGATCCGGATCCCCGCCCTACGGGAGAGGAGGGAGGATATCCCTCCACTCGTGGACTACCTTCTGGCGAAGATCAATGTGGATCTTCACAAGCGGATCGTGAGCGTTTCCGAAGACATGATGGACGTCTTCATGAAGTACGACTGGCCCGGAAATGTCCGGGAGCTCGAAAACCTGCTTGTCCGGGCGGCCGTTGTCGCCAAGGGGCAGGTCCTGGGAAAAGGCGATTTCCCGGAACTTCTGGGGGAGCCGCAGCCTGAGGTTACGGCTGGAGAGAAGGCCGAAGAAACAAAGCTTCCGTACCGGGATGCATCCGGGAGGATCATGACCCTGGATGAACTGGAGGAAGACCAGATTCGAAGAATTCTGGCCGATGGGGGCCGGAACAAGGGAGAGATCTGTGAGAGTCTCGGCATCTCCCGGCCCACGTTCGAACGAAAACTGGAGAAGTACGACATCAATTTCGAAAAGGAATGA
- the atpE gene encoding ATP synthase F0 subunit C, producing the protein MRRKRMMYAAVGLLVVLLWAPLAMAAEAAAPGAAVNYTKAIIIGCSVLAAGLGVGIAANGTGTGMGHGLGGATSAVGRNPEAQGKILLTMMVGLAMIESLAIYALVIALILLYANPLLKLIA; encoded by the coding sequence ATGAGGAGAAAAAGAATGATGTATGCGGCTGTTGGTTTGTTGGTCGTGTTGCTGTGGGCTCCATTGGCCATGGCGGCGGAAGCTGCGGCTCCCGGAGCGGCGGTGAATTACACGAAGGCCATTATCATCGGTTGCAGCGTGTTGGCGGCCGGCCTTGGTGTTGGAATCGCGGCGAACGGAACCGGTACCGGTATGGGACATGGTCTTGGCGGAGCCACGAGCGCCGTTGGTCGTAACCCCGAAGCCCAGGGCAAGATCCTTCTCACCATGATGGTGGGTCTGGCGATGATCGAATCGCTGGCGATTTACGCCTTGGTTATCGCGCTGATTCTGCTTTATGCGAATCCGCTGCTGAAGCTCATTGCATAA
- a CDS encoding UpxY family transcription antiterminator: protein MPWYAIHTRSRHEDKVCLGLTQKAVHAFLPKMEVWSKRKDRRKKIPVPMFPGYLFAETAEMDNRIRLDILKTSGVVRILGRPNSQEPIPVPDETIDAIQRLVVSRVEIQQIQYPKVGERACIIDGPFQGIEGIVLKADYQQELFVVSIELLQRSVAIRLEGFQVAKI from the coding sequence ATGCCTTGGTACGCCATCCATACGAGAAGCCGTCACGAAGACAAGGTCTGCCTGGGACTGACTCAGAAGGCCGTCCACGCCTTTCTACCGAAGATGGAGGTGTGGAGCAAGCGCAAAGACCGGCGGAAGAAGATTCCCGTTCCCATGTTTCCCGGATATCTCTTTGCCGAAACAGCGGAGATGGACAACCGGATCCGGCTCGACATCCTTAAGACATCCGGAGTGGTCCGAATCCTCGGCCGGCCGAACAGCCAGGAGCCGATTCCCGTCCCGGATGAAACAATCGACGCGATCCAGCGCCTGGTCGTCTCCCGGGTGGAGATCCAGCAGATCCAGTACCCGAAGGTGGGGGAGAGGGCCTGCATCATCGACGGACCTTTCCAGGGAATAGAGGGTATCGTGCTGAAGGCCGATTACCAGCAGGAACTGTTCGTGGTTTCCATTGAACTCCTCCAGCGTTCCGTGGCGATCCGGCTGGAAGGATTCCAGGTGGCGAAGATCTGA
- a CDS encoding amino acid-binding protein, which produces MKIVNQISVLLDNVPGTLLKLMNMLDNEGITAKALLTASTTESSMVRLVVNEPERASAILMTFGYNYEVTAVLAAEVPDHPGGMNAILKPLAGSDVNVHYLYTTINRIGRETIVILGVDKIEQASRILKQNWIRIVGEEIYSL; this is translated from the coding sequence ATGAAGATCGTCAACCAGATCTCGGTTCTGCTGGACAATGTCCCGGGAACGCTTCTGAAGCTCATGAACATGCTGGACAACGAGGGAATCACCGCAAAGGCCCTGCTCACGGCCAGCACGACCGAGAGCAGCATGGTCCGGCTGGTGGTGAACGAGCCGGAGCGGGCCTCCGCCATTCTCATGACATTCGGGTACAATTACGAAGTCACGGCGGTCCTGGCGGCGGAGGTGCCCGACCACCCGGGCGGAATGAACGCAATCCTCAAGCCCCTGGCCGGCAGCGACGTCAATGTCCACTACCTCTATACAACCATCAACCGCATCGGCCGGGAAACCATTGTGATCCTGGGTGTGGACAAAATCGAGCAAGCGTCCCGTATTCTGAAGCAGAACTGGATCCGCATCGTGGGTGAAGAAATTTACTCGCTCTAG
- a CDS encoding 2-oxoglutarate oxidoreductase, which yields MKKIFGRPRSLKPTPTHYCPGCGHSIVHRLVAEVIDEMDMRGSSIGVPPAGCAVLAYFYFDIDMVEAPHGRGPALATGVKRVLPNHLVFSYQGDGDLAAIGTSESFHAANRGENITIIFINNAVYGMTGGQMAPTTILGQKTTTSPPGRTPLLDGYPVQISEILAQLRGAAYIERCTVNSPAAVMKTKRAIRKAFQYQMDNRGFSMVEVLSPCPTNWKMSAVDACKWIDEVMTKEFPLGVLKDIGTKETGKEKKS from the coding sequence ATGAAAAAGATCTTCGGAAGACCCAGAAGCCTCAAGCCCACTCCCACCCACTATTGTCCAGGGTGCGGTCACAGCATCGTCCACCGCCTGGTGGCCGAGGTTATTGACGAAATGGACATGCGCGGCAGTTCCATCGGCGTCCCCCCGGCGGGGTGCGCCGTTCTGGCATATTTCTACTTCGATATAGACATGGTCGAGGCCCCCCACGGACGGGGACCTGCCCTGGCCACAGGAGTCAAGCGGGTTCTGCCGAATCATCTCGTCTTCTCCTACCAGGGTGACGGCGATCTGGCGGCCATCGGTACATCCGAAAGCTTCCACGCCGCCAACCGGGGAGAAAACATCACGATCATTTTCATCAACAACGCCGTCTACGGAATGACGGGAGGCCAGATGGCCCCCACGACCATCCTTGGGCAGAAAACCACGACGTCTCCCCCCGGCCGGACGCCTCTCCTGGATGGATACCCCGTTCAGATCAGCGAGATCCTCGCCCAACTTCGGGGGGCTGCCTACATCGAACGTTGCACCGTCAACAGTCCGGCGGCGGTCATGAAGACAAAACGAGCCATCCGGAAGGCCTTCCAGTATCAGATGGATAACCGCGGGTTCAGCATGGTGGAGGTCCTCTCCCCCTGTCCCACAAACTGGAAGATGAGCGCCGTCGATGCCTGTAAGTGGATCGACGAGGTCATGACGAAGGAGTTTCCACTTGGTGTCCTCAAAGACATCGGCACCAAAGAAACCGGGAAGGAGAAGAAGTCATGA